In one window of Fibrobacter sp. DNA:
- a CDS encoding KamA family radical SAM protein has protein sequence MGPEIASLIGNTPYLANLDRAPTFPFCCSKHYADLIKNAKEPAALLREVLPTKEEYADVPGFVDDPVGDLPAGKSESVIQKYDNRALVVTTATCGVRCRFCFRRNYPFHSCPNIALEVGSWLDTHTDIWEIILSGGDPLMLSPSKFQKLIEAIADHSSVTTLRIHSRLPVMRPDLVQQHFEFLRDLPARFDCVLVSHVDHPDELDEESMNIFGQLRYSGWTLLNQCVLLKDVNDKAHTMTRLCRKLFEQGVLPYYIHQLDHAKGVAHYEINDEQAKALVAEIRTKLPGYLVPRLVREIAGEKSKTPV, from the coding sequence TTGGGTCCGGAAATTGCCTCGTTGATCGGCAATACGCCCTATTTAGCCAACTTGGACCGCGCCCCCACGTTCCCTTTCTGCTGTTCCAAGCACTATGCCGACTTGATCAAGAACGCCAAGGAACCGGCGGCCCTACTGCGTGAAGTTCTCCCCACAAAAGAGGAGTATGCGGATGTGCCGGGCTTCGTAGACGATCCTGTCGGAGACCTTCCTGCAGGCAAAAGCGAAAGCGTCATCCAGAAATACGACAACAGGGCGCTGGTTGTTACAACCGCCACCTGCGGTGTCCGCTGCAGGTTCTGCTTCCGCCGGAACTACCCGTTCCATAGCTGCCCTAACATAGCCTTGGAGGTTGGCAGCTGGCTCGACACCCACACCGATATCTGGGAAATCATCCTGTCGGGAGGCGACCCCCTGATGCTCAGCCCCTCCAAGTTCCAGAAACTGATCGAGGCCATAGCAGACCACTCCAGCGTCACCACGTTACGCATCCACAGCCGTCTGCCGGTAATGCGTCCCGACCTGGTGCAGCAGCACTTCGAATTCCTGAGGGATCTGCCCGCCCGCTTCGACTGCGTGCTGGTAAGCCACGTGGACCATCCCGACGAACTGGACGAAGAAAGCATGAACATCTTCGGCCAGCTAAGGTATAGCGGCTGGACTCTGCTAAATCAATGCGTTCTATTGAAAGATGTAAACGACAAGGCCCACACCATGACCAGGCTTTGCCGCAAGCTTTTCGAGCAGGGAGTCCTCCCCTACTACATCCACCAGCTGGACCATGCCAAGGGCGTTGCCCACTACGAAATCAACGACGAACAGGCCAAGGCCCTGGTTGCGGAAATCCGCACAAAACTTCCCGGCTATCTGGTGCCCCGCCTAGTCCGCGAAATCGCCGGCGAAAAAAGCAAGACGCCGGTGTAG